Part of the Haliotis asinina isolate JCU_RB_2024 chromosome 8, JCU_Hal_asi_v2, whole genome shotgun sequence genome is shown below.
CATCTACATCCCCGTGGCCTTCGTCATTATGTTGTACTTGGTTTACCTGGTGGAGTGTTGGCACAGCCATACGCGGATAGAACTCCAGTACAAGGTGGATATAAATTCTGTGTACGATAAGGTCCTGCAAATGAAAGATGCCATTCCCATTATATGGTGGAAGGCTATATGTTACCACTACGTGAGGAGGACGCGACAAGTAACGAGATATCGCAACGGGGATGCCTTTACGTCCACGCAGGTTTATTATGAAAGAGTGAATTCGTGTACCGCAGGGTCTGCGTTTAATTTCACCCATTGTGGAGTGAAGGATATATCAAAGTCGCTGGTTGGGTTAGAGGAATACCCAGCCACAAAGATCCGATTCACAAAAGGATTCTCTTTTTCAACTATAGAATCTGAGTGTGAGTTTGAAGATCAGAGAGCGCAGTTCTTTCAGGAGTACGAATCCAGAGATGACTATATGGAAGGAAGGGAAGGAATGGATCTACTCAATGTCAACTTCAAAGAATACATGATTGCATTCGCTGACCCTGATAATCTGCCTTGGTATGTGTCCCATGTGATATTCTGGCTGGGATCCTTTCTTCTTCTTTCTTGGCCCTTGCGTGTGATTATTGAATACAAAACAGCCCATTTACATTATCATGTTCACAAGTTGTTTGGGACTAATTTAGTTAATCAGCCAAACCCGATATCAAGAGTGAGCACAATGAACAGCACAGACCTAGAGATGAATATACGTAATAACAACGCTATTGTGCCCAGCTATTCGGAAGCAATGCTTCTTGAGCCGTCTTTACAAAGGTTCACATCCGATGCAAATGGAAATATCAGTTCGTCAGGCTCAGCGACGCCAAGGAGTTTAACGTTCTCCGCATTACCGCCTTCAAGGAGTAGTGGCTTCATTCGTGCTTTTTTTTCTCGTGATGTCCTGTCGAACGTTCGGAGATACAACAGCTGTACGGCGATTAACGGAAATACACGAGTGGCTAGTCGTGAAGACGATAATCTGTCCGGAAATGAGGACGATGACATCAACAATTCCGGCTCCAATCGACGGAGACGGAGAAGAAAGAGGCGAAAGCGTCCTACAAGTTCAATCACATTTGCTCCTGCTATGCGTAACTCAGTACTTCCACCCACCCCAGAAACACCCGATGATCACATCATTACCATGCGACCATCTGCGTCTTCCGTCTCAGTGTCAAGGTTTAGTTGCCGAGGTGGTCTTAACGACAATCCCTCATTCGTCCAGGACAGTCCACATCACGTGACCAATAATTCTGTTAATGCAGACAGACGACCAACAAGCCCTGTGACCGCAGATCACAGCAGGACTGTTAGACCATTACCACATAGTCACTCTTATGACAATCCTTTGGTGTACAATGTTGATCAGATCAACACTGATGATATGCAAACCTCGGGGACGGGGGACGATGAGCCTCCACCGCCTCGGTACGAGGAAGCCCTACAGATGCAAAGGGTAAACGATGCAGACCCGTCCCGACACCCACACGGGGAGAGGGCAGCCGGGCAGGAACACCGCCGTCTTCTGTCCCCCAACACAGCACAAAGGCATTACCGGACAATACACTGTATGGAAACTTCGCTGTGAACTTCAGAGACTACAACGCTGAGCGGTACACTTGGGTTGTAACGATGTCGAATCAACACTGTTCATGTCCGcgatttcagtttcaggaactACTTAATGCTTGGAATTATTAACCAGTTTCTGTTACTGTGGATGATTCTTTCATCATGTGTAATTGACACTTTCTTCAACTGTACCTCTACACGACGTTGCTTCATTGCACCAACAAATCAAGGAAGTGAACAAGATTATATAAAACTCCACAAAGTCAACACGTAGTGTAACAGTT
Proteins encoded:
- the LOC137294392 gene encoding transmembrane protein 151B-like isoform X2, with the protein product MQTELGAQENEQRPIKQSFCGSLRRDAHWKCLILTLLIYGCLSAIAWCRLAVVKRVIQEYYSFSRSHIDRTSPCNDGYIYIPVAFVIMLYLVYLVECWHSHTRIELQYKVDINSVYDKVLQMKDAIPIIWWKAICYHYVRRTRQVTRYRNGDAFTSTQVYYERVNSCTAGSAFNFTHCGVKDISKSLVGLEEYPATKIRFTKGFSFSTIESECEFEDQRAQFFQEYESRDDYMEGREGMDLLNVNFKEYMIAFADPDNLPWYVSHVIFWLGSFLLLSWPLRVIIEYKTAHLHYHVHKLFGTNLVNQPNPISRVSTMNSTDLEMNIRNNNAIVPSYSEAMLLEPSLQRFTSDANGNISSSGSATPRSLTFSALPPSRSSGFIRAFFSRDVLSNVRRYNSCTAINGNTRVASREDDNLSGNEDDDINNSGSNRRRRRRKRRKRPTSSITFAPAMRNSVLPPTPETPDDHIITMRPSASSVSVSRFSCRGGLNDNPSFVQDSPHHVTNNSVNADRRPTSPVTADHSRTVRPLPHSHSYDNPLVYNVDQINTDDMQTSGTGDDEPPPPRYEEALQMQRVNDADPSRHPHGERAAGQEHRRLLSPNTAQRHYRTIHCMETSL
- the LOC137294392 gene encoding transmembrane protein 151B-like isoform X1 — protein: MTLPTGLNAGRFQHQRPIKQSFCGSLRRDAHWKCLILTLLIYGCLSAIAWCRLAVVKRVIQEYYSFSRSHIDRTSPCNDGYIYIPVAFVIMLYLVYLVECWHSHTRIELQYKVDINSVYDKVLQMKDAIPIIWWKAICYHYVRRTRQVTRYRNGDAFTSTQVYYERVNSCTAGSAFNFTHCGVKDISKSLVGLEEYPATKIRFTKGFSFSTIESECEFEDQRAQFFQEYESRDDYMEGREGMDLLNVNFKEYMIAFADPDNLPWYVSHVIFWLGSFLLLSWPLRVIIEYKTAHLHYHVHKLFGTNLVNQPNPISRVSTMNSTDLEMNIRNNNAIVPSYSEAMLLEPSLQRFTSDANGNISSSGSATPRSLTFSALPPSRSSGFIRAFFSRDVLSNVRRYNSCTAINGNTRVASREDDNLSGNEDDDINNSGSNRRRRRRKRRKRPTSSITFAPAMRNSVLPPTPETPDDHIITMRPSASSVSVSRFSCRGGLNDNPSFVQDSPHHVTNNSVNADRRPTSPVTADHSRTVRPLPHSHSYDNPLVYNVDQINTDDMQTSGTGDDEPPPPRYEEALQMQRVNDADPSRHPHGERAAGQEHRRLLSPNTAQRHYRTIHCMETSL